The proteins below come from a single Streptomyces sp. B3I8 genomic window:
- a CDS encoding SCO6880 family protein produces the protein MTDFSVAPVTVKFPHRSRRGILLGLSLPQLVLVSCTLALLLMTVISTGLLGAVALAPLWAAAGALVAIRRHGRSLIDWAPIVARYAHRRRTGQTLWLARPVTRPRQDGILHLPGTAASLKVVTPGDSANQAAAVHDPHQQTLTAIARISSRAFALLDPATQNHNVSSWGRALAGIARTGHIATVQVLERTVPDSGDTLTRHWTQNGQPQTPVAGQIYSELVASAGPAAAPHETYLAISLDLKAARRLINQAGGGLPGAFTVMEQTTASIAQAARNAGLQVTGWLTSREIAAVIRTAYDPKTLGALQQWSETGRAEAAPAAAGPVVQFEEYDRLATDSARHATYWVENWPRTEMGAGFLHGIMFTAGVRRSLSLIYVPQGLESALRDVQRKKAAIIADANERARRGQVDSEEDSVEYADVKQRERQLIAGHADVALTGLVTVTAETDALLDAACAQIETHAVTSGVDLRRLNYQQPDAFTLTALPLARTAL, from the coding sequence TTGACTGATTTCTCCGTCGCCCCGGTCACGGTGAAGTTCCCGCACCGGTCCCGCCGCGGCATCCTCCTCGGCCTTTCCCTTCCTCAACTCGTCCTCGTTTCGTGCACGTTGGCGCTGCTGCTGATGACGGTGATCTCCACCGGACTGCTCGGCGCCGTTGCCCTGGCCCCGCTGTGGGCGGCAGCCGGTGCGCTCGTCGCGATCCGCCGGCATGGCCGCTCCCTGATCGACTGGGCGCCGATCGTCGCCCGCTACGCGCACCGCCGCCGCACCGGCCAGACCCTTTGGCTCGCCCGGCCCGTCACCCGGCCCCGGCAGGACGGAATCCTCCACCTGCCCGGCACCGCCGCCTCCCTCAAGGTCGTTACCCCCGGCGACTCGGCCAATCAGGCCGCGGCTGTCCACGACCCTCATCAGCAGACACTGACCGCCATCGCCCGCATCAGCAGCCGCGCCTTCGCCCTCCTCGACCCCGCCACGCAGAACCACAACGTGAGCAGCTGGGGACGTGCGCTGGCGGGCATCGCCCGCACCGGGCACATCGCCACCGTCCAGGTGCTGGAGCGCACCGTCCCCGACAGCGGCGACACCCTCACCCGCCACTGGACCCAGAACGGACAGCCCCAGACCCCCGTCGCCGGACAGATCTACTCCGAACTGGTCGCCTCGGCAGGCCCCGCCGCCGCACCGCACGAGACCTACCTCGCCATCTCCCTCGACCTCAAGGCCGCCCGGCGCCTGATCAACCAGGCCGGCGGCGGGCTGCCCGGGGCGTTCACCGTCATGGAGCAGACCACCGCGTCCATCGCCCAGGCCGCCCGCAACGCCGGACTCCAGGTCACCGGATGGCTGACCTCGCGGGAGATCGCCGCCGTCATCCGCACCGCCTACGACCCGAAAACGCTCGGTGCACTCCAGCAGTGGTCCGAGACCGGCCGCGCCGAGGCCGCCCCTGCCGCCGCCGGGCCCGTCGTCCAGTTCGAGGAGTACGACCGCCTCGCCACCGACAGCGCACGGCACGCAACGTACTGGGTGGAGAACTGGCCGCGCACCGAAATGGGAGCCGGGTTCCTGCACGGGATCATGTTCACGGCCGGCGTGCGCCGCAGCCTCTCCCTTATATACGTGCCGCAGGGGCTCGAATCAGCGCTGCGGGACGTCCAGCGGAAGAAGGCGGCGATCATCGCCGACGCCAACGAGAGGGCCCGCCGGGGGCAGGTCGACAGCGAGGAAGACTCCGTCGAGTACGCCGACGTCAAGCAGCGTGAGCGCCAGCTCATCGCCGGGCATGCCGACGTGGCGCTGACCGGCTTGGTCACCGTCACCGCCGAGACCGACGCGCTACTGGACGCCGCCTGCGCACAGATCGAGACCCACGCCGTCACCTCGGGCGTCGATCTCCGACGGCTCAACTACCAGCAGCCGGACGCCTTCACCCTCACCGCGCTCCCGCTCGCACGGACTGCCCTGTGA
- a CDS encoding ATP-binding protein gives MGFCDYPLADKLCAVGDAVDFASDPGKAIGDWMAKSAGELAAAAADLAAEAVDTTTKVDLNASWFVDNYEMLLPLGLVLLVATFCAQLVRAAVRRDGQALTQAFTGTMSGVLFAFCAIALTTVAVEVVDAVSDGLFKTAHLNIGSAVRRIVKVSQIGSLAGLGWLVPVVVGLGAAIGAFLYWCVMMVRKVGILVMVTLAVFASAGGGWEVARRWRKGWIEATATLVVSKLLMTVIFVLGIAAMGKTEAKDGVAALADVMSGIVIMILVLLCPYAVFKFVHWAADGTDGESIHRAGGAGAQIAKAHAEKAARKAAAAAATAGTGGAAAGAGAAPQGPDAAGGGGFPGDIAATPSGGGGEGKEGSQSGGTGSSPGGDAVKSGLEKAVQPAPTSASDNTSGQVGGSPGPGGAGANAASGQGGGWQSTAPTTTPPPQGAPPSSGSQNAASSGASGPPPPPTGL, from the coding sequence GTGGGTTTCTGTGATTACCCCCTGGCAGACAAGCTGTGCGCCGTCGGAGACGCGGTGGATTTCGCCTCGGACCCCGGCAAAGCCATCGGTGACTGGATGGCAAAGTCTGCCGGTGAACTGGCAGCCGCCGCTGCCGATTTGGCCGCCGAGGCAGTCGACACCACCACGAAGGTGGACCTCAACGCATCGTGGTTCGTCGATAACTACGAGATGCTGCTGCCACTGGGCCTGGTCCTGCTGGTCGCCACGTTCTGCGCGCAGCTGGTCCGGGCCGCCGTCCGGCGCGACGGACAAGCCCTGACACAGGCGTTCACCGGCACCATGAGCGGCGTCCTGTTCGCCTTCTGTGCCATCGCCTTGACCACGGTCGCCGTCGAGGTGGTCGACGCCGTCTCCGACGGCTTGTTCAAGACCGCGCACCTGAACATCGGGTCGGCCGTGCGCCGCATCGTGAAGGTCAGCCAAATCGGGTCCCTAGCCGGGCTGGGCTGGCTCGTCCCGGTCGTCGTCGGCCTCGGTGCCGCCATCGGCGCCTTCCTGTACTGGTGCGTGATGATGGTCCGCAAGGTCGGCATCCTGGTCATGGTCACGCTGGCTGTCTTCGCGTCCGCCGGCGGCGGGTGGGAGGTCGCGCGGCGCTGGCGCAAGGGCTGGATCGAGGCCACCGCCACCCTCGTGGTCTCCAAGCTGCTGATGACCGTGATCTTCGTGCTCGGCATCGCCGCCATGGGCAAGACGGAGGCGAAGGACGGCGTCGCGGCCCTCGCCGATGTCATGTCCGGCATCGTGATCATGATCCTGGTGCTGCTGTGTCCGTACGCCGTCTTCAAGTTCGTGCACTGGGCGGCCGACGGGACCGACGGCGAGTCCATCCACCGCGCTGGCGGAGCCGGAGCGCAGATCGCCAAGGCGCATGCCGAGAAGGCCGCCCGTAAGGCCGCCGCGGCTGCGGCCACTGCCGGAACCGGTGGCGCTGCAGCCGGAGCAGGCGCGGCACCGCAGGGCCCCGACGCCGCTGGCGGAGGCGGCTTCCCCGGCGACATTGCCGCCACCCCGTCAGGCGGAGGCGGAGAGGGCAAGGAAGGTTCACAAAGCGGCGGAACGGGCAGCTCGCCCGGTGGCGATGCCGTCAAGTCCGGTCTGGAGAAGGCCGTCCAGCCCGCGCCGACGAGCGCGTCCGACAACACCAGCGGCCAGGTGGGAGGCAGCCCGGGGCCGGGCGGAGCCGGAGCGAACGCCGCGTCCGGCCAGGGCGGCGGATGGCAGTCCACGGCGCCGACCACGACCCCGCCGCCGCAGGGCGCACCACCGTCCTCCGGTTCACAGAACGCCGCGTCAAGCGGGGCGAGCGGACCGCCGCCGCCTCCGACCGGTCTCTGA
- a CDS encoding DUF6112 family protein — protein MSVPLADRVIQLAYDPGISPKGGGLPGLSVLKNVVNSINMFGIIAVVGALAVSLGVWAWGHHTGGHQAEANGKKGAVVAAGAALGLGAANGIVAFFSGLGAQVH, from the coding sequence ATGTCCGTTCCTCTCGCCGACCGCGTCATCCAGCTCGCCTACGACCCAGGAATCTCACCCAAGGGCGGTGGTCTGCCCGGCCTGAGCGTGCTGAAGAACGTCGTCAACTCGATCAACATGTTCGGCATCATCGCCGTCGTCGGCGCCCTCGCCGTCTCGCTCGGCGTATGGGCCTGGGGCCACCACACCGGTGGTCACCAGGCCGAAGCCAACGGCAAGAAGGGCGCGGTCGTAGCCGCCGGCGCCGCCCTCGGTCTGGGCGCCGCGAACGGAATCGTGGCCTTCTTCTCCGGCCTGGGGGCGCAGGTCCACTAA
- a CDS encoding C40 family peptidase → MKGLAAGIGVVFLSPILIAGTGMMLASSADAVQSSGSFSSCSTDIDTGKVAEQVTKILDGASAKDVHVEGLDLPAEQVPNAQTIVAAGLSLDVPKKGQIIALATAMQESRLRNLNYGDRDSLGLFQQRPSQGWGSAQQIRDPVYASEQFYKHLLKVDGWQQMTVTQAAQAVQKSGLPDAYAQWENLATALQEAIAKTFPGGNDKDGKDADQGKQASPGTTGCAPGQDGSGFGRIPEGSVPKGYKIPKDADPRARKAITWAMQQLGTLYQWGGSCTNAHGPDPMGRCDCSSLMQQAYAHAGVTLTRTTYTQVNEGKAVSPAQLKPGDLIFSRGAAARPEHVGMYMGEGLVIEAPRTTKPVRITPIKDWTILAARRVL, encoded by the coding sequence TTGAAGGGGCTCGCCGCCGGCATCGGCGTCGTCTTCCTCTCCCCGATCCTGATCGCCGGCACCGGCATGATGCTGGCCTCCTCCGCCGACGCCGTGCAGAGCAGCGGCTCCTTCAGCAGTTGCTCGACCGACATCGACACCGGCAAGGTCGCCGAACAGGTCACCAAGATCCTCGACGGCGCGTCCGCCAAAGACGTCCACGTCGAGGGCCTGGACCTGCCCGCCGAGCAAGTTCCCAACGCACAGACGATCGTGGCCGCCGGTCTCTCGCTCGACGTCCCCAAGAAGGGACAGATCATCGCGCTCGCCACGGCGATGCAGGAGAGCCGGCTGCGCAACCTGAACTACGGGGACCGCGACTCGCTCGGCTTGTTCCAGCAGCGCCCTTCCCAGGGCTGGGGCAGCGCCCAGCAGATCCGCGATCCGGTCTACGCCTCCGAGCAGTTCTACAAGCACTTGCTCAAGGTCGACGGCTGGCAGCAGATGACCGTAACCCAGGCTGCCCAAGCCGTGCAGAAGTCCGGGCTGCCGGACGCGTACGCCCAGTGGGAAAACCTGGCCACTGCGTTGCAAGAGGCCATCGCCAAGACCTTCCCGGGTGGCAACGACAAGGACGGCAAGGACGCGGACCAGGGCAAGCAGGCGTCGCCCGGCACCACCGGCTGTGCTCCGGGCCAGGACGGCTCCGGCTTCGGCCGGATCCCCGAGGGGAGCGTCCCCAAGGGTTACAAGATCCCCAAGGACGCTGATCCGCGGGCGCGCAAGGCCATCACCTGGGCGATGCAGCAACTCGGCACGCTCTACCAGTGGGGCGGCTCCTGCACCAACGCGCACGGCCCCGACCCCATGGGCCGCTGCGACTGTTCCTCCCTGATGCAGCAGGCGTACGCCCACGCCGGCGTGACACTCACCCGCACCACGTACACGCAGGTCAACGAGGGCAAGGCGGTATCGCCCGCCCAACTCAAGCCCGGTGACCTGATCTTCAGCCGCGGCGCCGCCGCCCGGCCCGAGCACGTCGGCATGTACATGGGCGAGGGCCTCGTGATCGAGGCGCCCCGCACCACCAAGCCGGTCCGGATCACTCCGATCAAGGACTGGACGATCCTCGCCGCCCGCCGCGTCCTCTGA